In one Leptospira yasudae genomic region, the following are encoded:
- a CDS encoding cytochrome C oxidase subunit IV family protein has product MELFLNYALYVIVSIGFLIPFTGFVVGAGAIVNATLAGFTVNFLSQVLEENKLQDFIARNKDNKLGKALQDAVLRGQEKLKGAPAAPAHAEESHGSHHIISVQTYAIIFATLIFFTFVTVWVAGIDFGAMNVIIAMAVATAKASLVLGYFMHLKYDTVMNRVIFGSGFFFLLLLFGFSAADIFTRFKVLISFAF; this is encoded by the coding sequence ATGGAACTGTTTTTAAACTACGCTCTTTACGTAATCGTTAGCATCGGGTTCTTGATTCCCTTTACCGGGTTTGTAGTCGGAGCCGGAGCGATCGTCAATGCGACTCTCGCAGGATTTACCGTTAACTTTCTTTCTCAAGTTTTAGAAGAAAACAAACTGCAAGACTTTATCGCAAGAAACAAAGACAACAAACTCGGTAAAGCTCTTCAAGACGCGGTTTTAAGAGGGCAAGAAAAATTAAAAGGCGCTCCTGCAGCTCCGGCTCACGCGGAAGAAAGCCACGGCTCGCATCACATTATTTCCGTTCAAACATACGCGATCATCTTTGCTACTTTGATTTTCTTCACATTCGTAACGGTTTGGGTCGCGGGAATCGACTTCGGCGCAATGAACGTAATTATCGCGATGGCGGTTGCAACCGCGAAAGCTTCCTTGGTTCTCGGATACTTTATGCACTTAAAGTATGACACCGTAATGAACCGAGTGATCTTCGGTTCCGGTTTCTTCTTCCTTCTTCTTCTCTTCGGATTTTCCGCAGCGGACATCTTTACAAGATTCAAGGTTTTGATCTCTTTCGCGTTCTAA